TAAGTACACTCGTTTCTAAGGATTGGTATAAAAAAATTCAAAGCTCAGGCGATACATTTTTTATTACCGGGCTGCACGACCGTTCATATTACGAGGATAAGGGAGAAGGGGCTCTGATCACCGTCGGTAGGGTGCTTCTGAATTTTGATGGCACTTATGCCGGGCTGCTCCTTATGGACATGGATCCGTATACGCTGCTTCAGCTTGACCAGGATTTTCTCAAAGCCCGTGATAAATACGGCATTAAAGTGATCATAAGCGACAGCTCCGGGGAAATCGTTTACCATTCCGATGCGGCCAGCGGCAAACAGTCATGGAAGCAAATATTGGAATCCGGCAGGAAGTCCACTACAGATGTGAGTACGGGTGACTTCATTATTCTCTCAGGCCGAACCGAACTGGGAAATCTAACAATCAATACGGAAATTCCCCGTGATCAGCTGCTGAAGAAAATCAACAACATGAAGCTTGTGACGGTAATGGTTATTATTTCTGCCGGCCTTATCATGGCAATTATCTCCATCACCTTAAGTTATACTATTACCAAGCCTATTAAAGCACTGCGTCGAAGCATGAAGCAGGCCGAAACCGGAGAATACAAACCCATTCACAACGAGCCGTCCAATGACGAAATAGGGAGCCTGGTTAACAGCTATAACAAAATGATCGTCACCATTCGAACCTTGATCGAAGAAGTTTATATAGCCGAGATCAAGCGCCGTCATGCCAAGTTTATTGCGCTTCAGAACCAAATCAATCCTCACATGCTCTATAATACGCTGGAATCCATCCGGATGAAGGCGCTTGTCAATAAGGATCAAGAGATTGCAGGCATGATCAAGATCTTGGCAAAAATGTTCCGCTTAGCCTTGGGCAAGGAAGGAAGGCGTCATTCTATTCGGGATGAAGTCGAGTACACGGTTAATTATTTGAAGCTGCAAAATATCCGATTTGGCGACAAGTTTCGCTTGCACGTCCGCATTCCCGAGGAGATGCAGCGATGCAGCATCATTCCGATTGTTTTTCAACCTATTGTCGAGAACAGCATTAATCATGGGTTTCAGGATTACAACCGGATGCTGAATATCGTCATTGAAGGGCTTTGGACAGAGGAGGGATGGATATTGATTCGAATATCGGACGACGGAACAGGCATATCTGCGGAAAAACACAAAGAGCTTGCCCTTAATCTGGAAGAAGCGGAGCTCGACAAGTACAAGCTGGAGTCGGATGATGATCTGAAGGAAAAAGGGCTGGGCCTGAAAAATATTGCGGAACGCATAAAAATACATTATGGCGAACGATATTATCTTAAGGTTTTACCTGATTACGGGAATGGCACAACGGTGGAGCTTCTTATTCCAAGGCTCTGATTGCCGATTGAATGGAACGAAAGGGGAGGAAAAAGGGTGAAGATAGTCCTGGTAGACGACGAGGCGGGAATCCTGGACGGCCTCCAGATTTTGATAGAATGCTATATTCCGGCTTGCAAGGTGGTCGGTGCAGCCTACAACGGTATCGAGGGAGTTAAACTGATTCAAGAACAGAAACCCGACATCGTCATAACGGATATCCGAATGCCTCAGGCGGACGGTCTGGAGATGATCAGGACGCTCAAAGAAGCGGGGTGTCCGGCGAAGTTTATTCTACTCAGCGGTTATGCCGACTTTGAATACGCCAGACGGGGCATACAGCTCGGGGTTCAATTTTACCTTAACAAACCGGTGGAGGAAGAAGAGCTGCGCGACTGTATTCATAAGGTTATGGAGGTCATCAAGGCGGAAAAAGCCAAGCTTCAGGAAGTAGAAGATCTGAAGCAACAGGTCCATAACCGGATGCAGGAAAATTGTTTGAGGGACGTCATTGACGTTGGCAGCGAAAATACCGATTACGTGGAAGAACTGCTGCGGATGGCATCCATCCCTATCGAAGATAATTTTTTTGTTTGTGCCTTGTTGGAATTAGGGAATACCTTTGAAAACTTCAAGGAATTTGTTCTTGAACCGGTTTTTCGCCAGATCGATCACGCATTTGGGCAGTACCGGAAAGTATACCGATTCCGTTATTCCAGGGGCCAGATCGCTTTAGTCGTTGCACATGATCGAGATATGGTGTATGAGGATTTGGTCGGCTCCATCCAGCGCCTGAAAGAGTCCCTGTATCGCGAGTTAAAGCTGTCTATGACGGTCGGAATCGGAACCGTGCACGAGCGGGCGGCGGGGATTAGCCGATCCTTTGAGGAAGCCCGTTATGCTTTAAGCTATAAGGTTATCAAAGGCGCGGATGTGGTGATCCCTTATCCCGAGATCATTAGCCTGCCGGGAATGGCCCATCCTATATCGGAAGATATGATCGTCCAATTGGAATCCGGCTTGGATAACATGGACGAAGCGGAGTGCGTTCGCATCATACGTGATATATTCCGGCAGATGGAGTCGGAAAGAGGAATGAGTCCGGTCGACCTCCAATTGCAATGCTTGAACATCCTGTTATCCAGCGTGCGTAAAATGTCTTTCCTTCAGCTGCAGCAAAATAACTTTTTGGGAGGAAAACTATTTTCTCCGGAGGACGCCTCGCGCATTCGAACGCTGGAGCAATTGGAGCAGTGGATGGTTCAAGTTTTCAGAGGAATTATTTCCTTCAAGCTGGAAAAGAAAATACCTAAGAAAAAGGATATCATTACCCAGATCAAAGAATACGTGAAGGACCATTACAACGATCAGATCAGCCTCGCGGATCTGTCCGAGCGCTTTTTCATTAACCCTTATTATTTAAGCCAGTTGTTTAAACAGAAGACAGGCGATACCTATCTAAACTTTCTTGCTCAGATTCGGATTAACAAATCGAAGGATCTGCTGGAGAAAACCAATTTGAAGGTATACGAGATCTGCCAAATGGTCGGCTACTCGGATGCTCAGCATTTTGCCCGTTTATTTGAAAAATTGGTAGGGGTTAAGCCCAGCGAATATCGCAAAAACTCGAGGAAAAAATAGCCCCCCAAAAAAGAAGAGGTCCAAATAGGACCCCCAGCGTGTTTCTTCATATATTCAATCTATAAATTGGACGGCTTTTAGGAAACGCTTCAGGATGACAGCGGTTTGTGCGCGAGTGGCCATTCCGTCGGAGCCGAGTATGTCGTCGGTCATGCCGTTCATCAAGTTGGCACTGATTGCGGCAGCGATTTCTTTGTGCCCCCAGCGGATCTTGCTTGAATCCTTGAATCGGCCAAGAAGCATATCTCGATCCGAAGGGGTGACGCTGCTGCTCTTACCTGCGTAGTTCATCGCCCGAACAACCATCGCCGCAAGCTCCTCGCGGGTAATTTGCGCCTCAGGGCGGAACGTGCCGTTTTCGTAACCATGAATGATTCCCGCAGCCGAGGCTGTAGAGACAGCATCCGAATACCAGGCATCGGCTTTGACGTCCGCAATTGAGGCTGACGACTTCATGGGGCTAAGCCCCAAAGCCCGAACGATCAAAGCTGCAAATTCCGCTCGGGTGATGCTGCGGTCGGCATCGAATTTATGTTCCGATACCCCATCGATAACAAGCTTATTGGCCAACAGTTCAATATCCGCTCTAGCCCAATGAACAGCGATGTCATCAAAGCTCTTGTTCAGTTCGACAACCGTGTAGATGCTGCTGCCGTTACGTTTCAAGGTAGCAATCGTTTTGCCATCCTTGGCTTCGAAAGTGGTGGGCACAAAGGTCAGGCTTTTGTCGGACTCATTGAATAATGCCCCCGTCGTTTTCGCAGGGTCAACGGCTTTCAGTACGTCGAGGGAGCGGGAAACATAGGTTGCGCCGAAGTCCACGGCAAATGAATTTCCACCTTTGTCCCGAACGGTTACACTGAAGTCAACCGCGTCGGAGAGAGGCGCAGCATTTGCTTTAGAGACGGCCTCCGCAACCTCTTTGGCGGAATCTCCGGATACTTTCTTTATGGATACGCTTACACTCAGCTCGCTTATATTGGCTCCTATGGATTGGGCTAACTCCTCCAGCTTCAGAACAAACAATGGCAGAACAATAGAGCCGTTCGCTGAATTTATCTTCACCGCAGAGCTTAGATTCTTCGAAGCATCGATGAGACCTGCAGCCGGCAAACTAACGCTGTCTCCATTCGCCGCAACTTCTACCAGATTCGAAGCGGAAAGGGCCGATTTGAGCGAATCGGAGTCCACCATCCCTTCAGCGTCTGCAGTTAAGCCGGCGCTCGAAACGGATTCGCCGGGGGATGGGCCTCCTCCGCTGCTCACGGAACCGCTGGAACCGCCTCTCCGGGAGGACGTTGTGGACACGTTAAGCGACGGGCCGTCCGTGCTTGCATTGCCGTACGCATCGACTGCCTGAACGGTGAAGGTATAATCCTTGCCGGGGGTCAAGCCGCCGACGGTTGCGTATGTGGCGCCCACTACCGTAGCAGATAAGGCTGCTCCGTTAAAAATCCGGTAGGCTGCGGCAGTATTGTCTGCTCCGCTCCATGCAAGCCCTATGGAGCTTTGGCTGCGGCTGGTAGCGGCCAATGCTTTGCCGCTCGCCCATGACGGCGGGATTATATCGGAAATCGTCACATCATCGATATACAGCACATTCTTATTGGCTTCTCCCGTACGGAAGCTGATCGTATCCAAGCTGGTTACCGGAGCCGATAACGGTAATCCCGATGCCTTCAACGTGTTGTTAATGTAGATGTCATACTTATCCGTTGCGGGATTTGCCGTCAAACTTACGTCGTACCATGTCCCCGGGTGGATCCCTTGGATAACGGTACCGTTTGCCGCCAAACGGCCGGCATCATCCGCGTATACGTCTGCGGCTACAGTTGTGCCGCTCTTTAATTGGAACCGGTCGCCCGTGACATTCGAATCCTCCTTAAATCGCCACTGAACTGTGAGCGTTTCCATATGAGCAGGGAAGGTCTTCGAAATCTGCGCAAAACCTGCGGTGGAATCATCCTTCAGGTATACACTCCGGTTGACCGTACTGGGCACATTCACGATGGAAACGGCCGTGTAAACCGCTTTGGTTACGGTCCAACCGGGAAATGCTCCCGTAACCTCCTCGTCAAATGTATTGCGCAGCATTACATTCGTATCTACCGGTTCCAGCACCAAAAGCTGCAAGCAGTTCGGCTCCAGGTAGATGGATGATCTGTATGAGCCGTTATGAGTGACGATCTTGTCTTCTACCATTTGCAGGTTCGGGTTAACCGGATCTCCGTTATAGTAATTACTCGTAGTATTATTTATTTTATAGGTCTTAATTCTGACGTTTTTACCGCTGAATACGGGCGGCAGGTTGGATACTTGGACACCTGTATTGAAGTCCGCGGTACCGGTTCCTTGATAGTTCCACACCATAAGGGAAACACCTGTATCATCCTTGGCGGCCAACGCATATACACCTTTACCGTTGCTGTCGATACTGTTCGAGGAAGCCGATACTTTTGTCGTTTTCATCATTGACTGCATTTTTCGCAAATTTCCGTAAGGAGTAAACTTATCCGAATAAATGGGATCCAGCAGTTTATTATTTCTATCTCTCGTTACTAAAGCATCCTTTCTGCCATTACCGCCATTATGGCGCGTATTCCAGCCGAACGGATAGTTTTTACCGCTGCTGTCCGAATACCAATAAGCAAGCGATGCCATACCTGCGGCCTGTCTTAATTGATCTTTATCGATATAATCATATTTTGGCGGTTTTCCCGTGGCAAGCGAACCCAAATCAAGATCGTCCCCCAATGGTCCCGGGTACATACCGGTTTCCGTGATGAATGACGGTATGTCCGTGCTTATTCCTCTGCTGCTGAGTTCAGTCTCAATCGCGGATCGTTCTTCCGTCGCCAATCTGGGGTTATCCTTATAAAAAAGATTTTTTCCAGTCG
The window above is part of the Paenibacillus hamazuiensis genome. Proteins encoded here:
- a CDS encoding cache domain-containing sensor histidine kinase — encoded protein: MPYIKWFPKAVMFIRNMRLQNKLMASFLFTCVVPLLVVSTIIYQQWVTGLEESSQEFAALYTSQIEASLNNFMKEYEKVTKSVLVDNDVIFKLGETRELTMDELITQKVTVQKLLMRVALLKPEIVNLMLIGRDNSIYQYSNTTASANLSTLVSKDWYKKIQSSGDTFFITGLHDRSYYEDKGEGALITVGRVLLNFDGTYAGLLLMDMDPYTLLQLDQDFLKARDKYGIKVIISDSSGEIVYHSDAASGKQSWKQILESGRKSTTDVSTGDFIILSGRTELGNLTINTEIPRDQLLKKINNMKLVTVMVIISAGLIMAIISITLSYTITKPIKALRRSMKQAETGEYKPIHNEPSNDEIGSLVNSYNKMIVTIRTLIEEVYIAEIKRRHAKFIALQNQINPHMLYNTLESIRMKALVNKDQEIAGMIKILAKMFRLALGKEGRRHSIRDEVEYTVNYLKLQNIRFGDKFRLHVRIPEEMQRCSIIPIVFQPIVENSINHGFQDYNRMLNIVIEGLWTEEGWILIRISDDGTGISAEKHKELALNLEEAELDKYKLESDDDLKEKGLGLKNIAERIKIHYGERYYLKVLPDYGNGTTVELLIPRL
- a CDS encoding response regulator, whose protein sequence is MKIVLVDDEAGILDGLQILIECYIPACKVVGAAYNGIEGVKLIQEQKPDIVITDIRMPQADGLEMIRTLKEAGCPAKFILLSGYADFEYARRGIQLGVQFYLNKPVEEEELRDCIHKVMEVIKAEKAKLQEVEDLKQQVHNRMQENCLRDVIDVGSENTDYVEELLRMASIPIEDNFFVCALLELGNTFENFKEFVLEPVFRQIDHAFGQYRKVYRFRYSRGQIALVVAHDRDMVYEDLVGSIQRLKESLYRELKLSMTVGIGTVHERAAGISRSFEEARYALSYKVIKGADVVIPYPEIISLPGMAHPISEDMIVQLESGLDNMDEAECVRIIRDIFRQMESERGMSPVDLQLQCLNILLSSVRKMSFLQLQQNNFLGGKLFSPEDASRIRTLEQLEQWMVQVFRGIISFKLEKKIPKKKDIITQIKEYVKDHYNDQISLADLSERFFINPYYLSQLFKQKTGDTYLNFLAQIRINKSKDLLEKTNLKVYEICQMVGYSDAQHFARLFEKLVGVKPSEYRKNSRKK
- a CDS encoding S-layer homology domain-containing protein; translated protein: MLKLKQLFRLKTVSLTLAAALLGSSTIIPQSEANAASIATVSVDASVSQGELFRSEKYFNISKYFTYAGQRDADVQFINDQGLHSKVLRTWVDQDIYDLDTDTYHFSKYDDYFSDTSNMADALLVNIKAEKVIPEYKSPDKVKPVLKNIIKYLKQNYPKVKYIEALNEPDDTHTDRYKGVVTPDTVYSYYKAFSDAVFEVNAELNPSVPLQVGGPTTMRLDIDWLRGFLDGYKNDPSPKKQLDFISYHGYFVGPNFTGFVKEDPSLVNSQRSQIDAELSSRGLSTDIPSFITETGIYPGPLGDVSNSSGGVGPDQLRQAAGLASLHYWFMNNSKNHAFQWELRHPDNARKDVLVSRDPNNVVLPDIPTNKFTPYGNMLVMLSKMKTTRVSAISDSIMGGKGVYALAAKDDTGVSLMVWNYQGTGTTDYNAAVNVSNLPSIFNGKNVRVKTYQIDATTSNYYANPDKANLQMVDDKIMTHNGNYTASVQLEPNSLQLLVLEPVSKSSNAAVSVDANVSQGELFRSEKYFNIAKQSTFPAAQASRAADIQFLGEQGLRTKIQRAWVNESEIYDEATGLFNKYDQIDTYLSQVSNMADELLINLRAEKVVKELEYTPAQIKPVVKEYIKHLKQNFPKIKYIEVLNEPDAPANSDANYYRIDPVTGKQTNTNILSPGNLYSYYKAFSDAVYEVNAELNPAVPLQVGGPALYNFDLDWFRGFLDGYKNDTSPTKKLDFISYHGYLRKDPATGKNLFYKDNPRLATEERSAIETELSSRGISTDIPSFITETGMYPGPLGDDLDLGSLATGKPPKYDYIDKDQLRQAAGMASLAYWYSDSSGKNYPFGWNTRHNGGNGRKDALVTRDRNNKLLDPIYSDKFTPYGNLRKMQSMMKTTKVSASSNSIDSNGKGVYALAAKDDTGVSLMVWNYQGTGTADFNTGVQVSNLPPVFSGKNVRIKTYKINNTTSNYYNGDPVNPNLQMVEDKIVTHNGSYRSSIYLEPNCLQLLVLEPVDTNVMLRNTFDEEVTGAFPGWTVTKAVYTAVSIVNVPSTVNRSVYLKDDSTAGFAQISKTFPAHMETLTVQWRFKEDSNVTGDRFQLKSGTTVAADVYADDAGRLAANGTVIQGIHPGTWYDVSLTANPATDKYDIYINNTLKASGLPLSAPVTSLDTISFRTGEANKNVLYIDDVTISDIIPPSWASGKALAATSRSQSSIGLAWSGADNTAAAYRIFNGAALSATVVGATYATVGGLTPGKDYTFTVQAVDAYGNASTDGPSLNVSTTSSRRGGSSGSVSSGGGPSPGESVSSAGLTADAEGMVDSDSLKSALSASNLVEVAANGDSVSLPAAGLIDASKNLSSAVKINSANGSIVLPLFVLKLEELAQSIGANISELSVSVSIKKVSGDSAKEVAEAVSKANAAPLSDAVDFSVTVRDKGGNSFAVDFGATYVSRSLDVLKAVDPAKTTGALFNESDKSLTFVPTTFEAKDGKTIATLKRNGSSIYTVVELNKSFDDIAVHWARADIELLANKLVIDGVSEHKFDADRSITRAEFAALIVRALGLSPMKSSASIADVKADAWYSDAVSTASAAGIIHGYENGTFRPEAQITREELAAMVVRAMNYAGKSSSVTPSDRDMLLGRFKDSSKIRWGHKEIAAAISANLMNGMTDDILGSDGMATRAQTAVILKRFLKAVQFID